The following proteins come from a genomic window of Dysidea avara chromosome 12, odDysAvar1.4, whole genome shotgun sequence:
- the LOC136240976 gene encoding uncharacterized protein produces MAEGSVHYSILFTGVTGSGKSSACNFICKTDKFPTGSGLISVTTQSHAAITTLGQYTARIIDSPGFCDDHVSDEEHMKELGHGVMLAREGVHAIGLVLRADNRFTGAEATMLREMENFGELWPYIFILFTRARQLGADDGTQRYQIKEFLRNPRCPDSLKVLMRRVNDRYIMLESVDSMGDDYHQIKCAELVGKVQQIFSNTGKAYTNVLFDHALQLYEKAKKDEMDKEQALIRARQDVENLGNQLMATMKSSQEAQEQQQRIFQQALDKFQGELDAARRQNAQLAASIGKGQGGESRGFWNNVVAAIVPPIVTRFVKSCTIQ; encoded by the exons ATGGCTGAAG GATCAGTTCACTATAGCATTCTCTTTACTGGAGTTACTGGTAGTGGTAAATCAAGTGCCTGCAATTTTATTTGCAAGACAGATAAATTTCCCACTGGCAGTGGACTAATATCAGTGACAACACAAAGTCATGCTGCTATCACTACCCTGGGGCAGTACACAGCAAGGATTATTGATTCTCCAGGATTCTGTGATGACCATGTCTCTGATGAAGAACACATGAAAGAACTAGGACATGGAGTAATGCTTGCACGAGAAGGGGTCCATGCCATAGGGTTGGTTTTACGAGCAGACAATCGGTTTACTGGTGCTGAGGCAACCATGCTAAGAGAAATGGAGAATTTTGGAGAGTTATGGCCTTACATATTTATTTTGTTTACTAGAGCCAGACAACTAGGAGCTGATGATGGCACACAAAGGTACCAAATAAAAGAGTTCTTACGAAATCCTCGATGTCCTGATAGCCTGAAAGTGCTAATGAGACGAGTGAATGATAGATACATCATGTTGGAATCAGTCGATTCAATGGGTGATGATTATCATCAAATAAAATGTGCCGAACTTGTTGGAAAGGTACAACAGATATTTTCAAATACTGGAAAAGCCTATACCAATGTCCTTTTTGATCATGCTTTGCAATTGTACGAGAAAGCAAAGAAAGATGAAATGGATAAAGAACAGGCTTTAATAAGGGCAAGGCAAGATGTTGAAAATCTTGGGAATCAACTGATGGCAACAATGAAAAGTTCCCAAGAGGCACAAGAACAACAACAGAGAATATTTCAACAAGCACTTGATAAGTTTCAAGGAGAATTAGATGCAGCAAGAAGGCAAAATGCCCAACTAGCAGCCTCTATTGGCAAAGGTCAAGGAGGAGAATCACGAGGTTTCTGGAATAATGTGGTAGCAGCAATTGTACCTCCAATTGTAACAAGATTTGTTAAGTCTTGTACTATACAGTAG
- the LOC136240977 gene encoding uncharacterized protein has product MESNINILIIGVTGNGKSTLGNFILQQQVFQSGLGMIAVTSEAKKETRKIQGVDLTIIDTVGFSDDLGPLENHLDQICHALDVCKGGIDAVIFAIKSTERFTTSISTVLTEMYQISDLWDHCFVAFTSAKGLGNTESEQVHKILSNLAHPRCPESLKTLLNKVQQRYILVESKDDMGDNYHATKMGQLFQMVSNIKQCTPGPYTNRSFQLAFTKYKEAKEKERLKEIQQQEQQRILEQQRIQIQQQQRQLEEQRQRQQRENERRQQEIQRQLEEERRRNAQLQQQQRYYNSSRRSDDCTIL; this is encoded by the coding sequence ATGGAGAGCAATATTAATATTTTAATAATTGGAGTTACTGGCAATGGCAAAAGCACACTGGGAAATTTCATATTACAACAGCAGGTATTTCAGTCTGGCTTAGGTATGATTGCAGTGACTTCAGAGGCAAAGAAAGAAACTAGGAAAATCCAGGGAGTAGATCTGACCATCATAGACACTGTTGGCTTTTCTGATGATCTGGGTCCTTTGGAGAACCACTTGGACCAAATCTGCCATGCATTAGATGTTTGTAAAGGTGGAATAGATGCTGTCATATTTGCCATTAAGTCTACTGAACGCTTTACCACTAGCATATCAACTGTTCTAACTGAAATGTATCAAATATCAGACCTGTGGGACCACTGCTTTGTTGCTTTCACTAGTGCCAAAGGACTGGGAAACACTGAATCTGAACAAGTGCACAAAATCCTAAGTAACCTTGCACACCCAAGATGTCCAGAAAGTTTGAAAACTTTACTAAATAAGGTCCAGCAAAGGTACATTTTGGTGGAATCAAAAGATGACATGGGAGACAACTATCATGCTACTAAAATGGGTCAATTATTCCAAATGGTTAGCAACATCAAGCAATGCACACCAGGTCCATATACCAACAGATCCTTTCAACTAGCTTTCACCAAATACAAAGAAGCAAAAGAGAAAGAACGGTTGAAAGAGATACAGCAGCAGGAACAACAAAGGATACTTGAACAGCAGAGGATACAAATTCAACAACAACAGCGACAACTAGAAGAGCAGCGGCAAAGACAACAAAGAGAAAATGAAAGGAGGCAACAAGAGATTCAAAGGCAGTTAGAAGAAGAGAGGAGAAGAAATGCTCAACTTCAACAACAACAGCGATATTATAACAGTAGTAGAAGGTCTGATGACTGTACTATTCTATAA
- the LOC136240207 gene encoding uncharacterized protein — translation MLKELEHFGELWPYIFILFTKANALGDDDGTQRYKVQEFLQNPRCPDSLKLLMRRVDGQYIMLESVQPMSGNYHQDKCYELIRMVEEIFARTGKVYTNVLFDHALQVYEKAKKDEMDKEQALIRARQDVENLGNQLMAAMKSAQEAQEQQQRIFQQALDKLQGDLDAARIENAQPVDSIRPPKRKWWERVIDVFIPGGCTIQ, via the coding sequence ATGTTAAAAGAACTAGAACATTTCGGAGAACTTTGGCCATACATATTCATCTTGTTTACAAAGGCCAATGCACTAGGAGATGATGATGGCACTCAGAGATACAAAGTACAAGAGTTCTTACAAAATCCTCGATGTCCTGATAGCCTCAAACTATTAATGAGACGGGTAGATGGGCAATATATCATGCTGGAATCAGTACAACCAATGAGCGGGAATTACCATCAAGATAAATGCTATGAGCTCATTAGAATGGTGGAAGAAATATTTGCAAGGACGGGGAAAGTGTATACCAATGTCCTATTTGACCATGCCTTGCAAGTGTACGAGAAAGCAAAGAAAGATGAAATGGACAAAGAACAAGCTTTAATAAGGGCAAGACAAGATGTTGAAAATCTTGGGAATCAACTGATGGCAGCAATGAAAAGTGCCCAAGAGGCACAAGAACAACAACAGAGAATATTTCAACAGGCACTTGATAAGTTACAAGGAGATTTAGATGCAGCAAGAATAGAAAATGCCCAGCCGGTCGACTCTATAAGACCTCCCAAACGCAAGTGGTGGGAAAGAGTGATAGATGTTTTCATCCCTGGCGGCTGCACTATACAATAA